In Malus sylvestris chromosome 15, drMalSylv7.2, whole genome shotgun sequence, a single genomic region encodes these proteins:
- the LOC126606026 gene encoding DNA replication licensing factor MCM5-like gives MSGWDEGAIYYSDQAQSLGGDGGDPGSNAAAATRHSVLQKFKEFIRSFETQKNVFSYRESLLHNPKYLLVDIEDLDSFDADLVAKLRSAPSDYLPLFENAAGQVLANLKTKVPGNEGKLEERVPEDVQILLTSKEDPASMRQLGAQCISKLIKVSGITIAASRVKAKATYVIVMCKNCKNVQRVPCRPGLGGAIVPRSCNHIPQPGEEPCPLDPWVVVPDKSKYVDQQTLKLQENPEDVPTGELPRNMLLSVDRHLVQTIVPGTRLTIMGIYSIYQASNSATSHKGAVAVRQPYIRVVGIEEATDANSRGPSAFTQDEIEEFKRFASEDAYKNICSKIAPSIFGHEDVKKAVACLLFGGSRKHLPDGVKLRGDINVLLLGDPSTAKSQFLKFVEKTAPVAVYTSGKGSSAAGLTASVIRDSSSREFYLEGGAMVLADGGVVCIDEFDKMRSEDRVAIHEAMEQQTISIAKAGITTVLNSRTSVLAAANPPSGRYDDLKTAQDNIDLQTTILSRFDLIFIVKDIRMYSQDKIIASHIIKVHASAGAALGEGRVVSKEENWLKRYIQYCRTECHPRLSETASRELQSNYVKIRQDMRQLANETGEAAAVPITVRQLEAIVRLSEALAKMQLRHEATEEHVREAIRLFNAATMDAAKSGIQQQVNLTGEMANEVKQAETQIRRRVGIGNHISERKLIDELTRMGMNESIVRRALIIMHQRDEVEYKRERRVILRKA, from the exons ATGTCAGGGTGGGACGAAGGAGCGATCTATTACAGCGACCAAGCGCAGTCTCTCGGCGGCGATGGAGGAGACCCAGGAAGCAACGCCGCAGCTGCCACCCGCCACTCGGTCCTCCAGAAATTCAAGGAATTCATCCGAAGCTTTGAGACCCAGAAAAATGTGTTCTCCTACAGGGAGAGCCTCCTCCACAACCCTAAGTACCTTCTCGTCGACATTGAAGACCTCGATTCTTTCGACGCCGACCTCGTCGCAAAGCTCCGCTCTGCCCCCTCCGATTACTTGCCTCTG TTTGAGAACGCCGCCGGTCAGGTTTTGGCGAATTTGAAGACGAAAGTTCCCGGAAACGAAGGGAAATTGGAGGAACGGGTGCCGGAGGATGTTCAGATCTTGCTGACCTCCAAAGAGGACCCGGCGTCCATGCGCCAGCTCGGG GCACAATGCATATCAAAACTCATCAAGGTTTCCGGGATCACTATAGCTGCTTCGAGGGTCAAGGCGAAGGCGACTTATGTGATTGTCATGTGTAAGAACTGTAAAAATGTGCAGAGGGTACCTTGCCGGCCAGGTCTTGGTGGGGCAATCGTCCCTCGCTCTTGCAACCATATTCCTCAG CCTGGAGAAGAGCCTTGTCCGCTTGATCCGTGGGTTGTGGTTCCTGATAAGAGCAAGTATGTTGATCAGCAAACCTTGAAATTGCAAGAGAATCCAGAG GATGTACCTACCGGAGAGCTTCCAAGAAATATGCTTCTATCTGTGGACCGTCATCTTGTTCAGACAATTGTGCCTGGCACAAGATTAACCATCATGGGCATTTATAGCATCTATCAAGCTTCCAATTCTGCCACATC TCACAAGGGAGCAGTTGCTGTTAGGCAGCCTTACATCAGAGTGGTAGGAATAGAAGAAGCAACTGATGCCAACTCTCGTGGTCCCTCTGCTTTTACACAAGACGAG ATAGAAGAGTTCAAGAGGTTTGCTTCAGAAGATGCTTATAAAAATATATGCTCGAAAATTGCTCCCTCTATATTTGGTCATGAAGATGTAAAGAAGGCTGTGGCGTGTCTTCTGTTCGGGGGATCTAGAAAG CATTTGCCTGATGGTGTGAAGCTAAGAGGTGATATTAATGTCTTACTTTTGGGGGATCCATCTACTGCTAAATCACAG TTTCTCAAGTTTGTCGAGAAGACAGCTCCGGTGGCCGTATATACTTCAGGAAAAGGGTCATCAGCTGCTGGTCTTACAGCTTCTGTTATCAGGGATAGCAGTTCT CGTGAGTTTTATCTTGAAGGAGGAGCCATGGTTTTAGCGGATGGAGGTGTTGTCTGTATTGACGAGTTTGACAAAATGAGATCAGAGGATAG GGTTGCTATTCATGAAGCCATGGAGCAGCAAACCATATCCATTGCCAAAGCAGGAATAACAACCGTTCTTAATTCTAGAACCTCTGTGCTTGCAGCTGCTAACCCTCCATCTGGACGTTATGACGATCTTAAG ACTGCTCAGGATAATATCGATCTGCAGACGACAATTCTTTCGAGATTTGACTTGATATTCATTGTTAAAGATATCAGGATGTACAGTCAGGATAAG ATTATAGCAagtcatatcataaaggttcaTGCGTCTGCTGGTGCAGCACTGGGTGAAGGTAGAGTAGTTTCTAAAGAAGAGAATTGGCTGAAGAG GTACATACAATATTGTCGAACTGAATGCCACCCCCGTTTATCAGAAACTGCGTCGAGAGAGCTGCAGAGTAATTATGTGAAAATCAGACAG GACATGAGACAGCTAGCAAATGAAACTGGAGAGGCTGCTGCAGTCCCAATCACTGTAAGGCAGCTTGAAGCTATAGTGAGGTTGAGTGAGGCCCTTGCAAAAATGCAACT GCGCCACGAAGCTACTGAGGAGCATGTTCGTGAAGCAATAAGACTATTCAACGCAGCCACAATGGACGCGGCAAAGTCTGGAATACAGCAACAAGTCAATCTCACTGGTGAGATGGCGAATGAAGTTAAG CAAGCTGAAACTCAGATAAGGAGAAGAGTAGGCATTGGGAACCACATATCAGAGAGAAAGCTGATCGATGAGCTCACAAGAATGGGGATGAATGAATCCATT GTGAGAAGAGCTCTTATTATTATGCACCAGAGGGATGAAGTCGAATACAAGCGAGAAAGACGCGTTATTTTACGCAAAGCATAA
- the LOC126606027 gene encoding uncharacterized protein LOC126606027: MASEKLTDYERKRLENIRLNDEKMASLKLQSIKAQVSASTKRPRVEIKSYKVSPKKQPKTQTPIVMRRSLRTRGLPPDANGLSDEALESMAKTMKSSSPSKGLPCYMGPLSMKDAYRGVSDRALIEAILDISKKSQLDASEKGGVKGENGGFKGGKVESSGFSIRKKENEVEIGVKMVPLREGIGGFTRGFVKKEENEMCSLKLESLTLKPENVARVVPGRIMNVKFFPCTSSNMIAVGNKFGNIGFWHIDSKEDEESGIHLYRPHNCPISGILIQQHCMSKIFTSCYDGYIRLMDAEKEVFDLVYSSEDTIYSMSQQSKDPNCLYFAEGHGGLSVWDQRTGNLSNQWSLHEDRINSIDFSSANPNLMATSSTDGTACIWDLRRIVAGKTLQTVSHNRAVHSAYFSPSGSFLATTSIDDTVGISSGVNFKNTSMIYHNNKTSRWISKFRAIWGWDDVYVFIGNVRRGVDVISPVERRTVLTLESPHMTAIPCRFDAHPNNVGMLAGSTAGGQVYVWTLG, translated from the exons ATGGCGTCTGAGAAGCTCACAGACTACGAGCGCAAGAGGCTCGAGAACATCCGCCTGAACGACGAAAAGATGGCCTCCCTCAAACTCCAATCCATCAAAGCCCAAGTCTCCGCCTCAACCAAACGCCCAag GGTTGAGATCAAATCGTACAAAGTCAGTCCGAAGaaacaacccaaaacccagacCCCAATTGTCATGAGGCGGTCTTTACGCACGCGCGGATTACCGCCAGATGCCAACGGCCTAAGCGATGAGGCTCTCGAATCCATGGCCAAAACCATGAAATCTTCAAGCCCGTCGAAGGGGTTGCCTTGCTATATGGGTCCTCTTAGCATGAAAGACGCTTACAGAGGAGTGTCAGATCGAGCTCTAATCGAAGCAATTCTGGATATTTCGAAGAAGTCCCAATTGGACGCTTCAGAGAAAGGTGGAGTTAAAGGCGAAAATGGCGGATTTAAAGGTGGAAAAGTTGAAAGTTCGGGCTTTTCAATtaggaagaaagaaaatgaagttgAAATTGGTGTGAAGATGGTGCCTTTGAGGGAGGGGATTGGTGGGTTTACTCGTGGTTTTGTtaagaaggaagaaaatgaaatgTGTAGTTTAAAGTTGGAGTCTTTGACTCTAAAACCGGAGAATGTCGCGAGGGTTGTGCCCGGGAGGATTATGAATGTGAAGTTTTTTCCCTGTACTAGTTCGAATATGATTGCGGTTGGGAATAAGTTTGGGAATATTGGATTTTGGCATATTGATTCtaaggaagatgaagaaagcgGTATCCATTTGTATCGTCCGCATAATTGTCCCATTTCCGGGATTTTGATTCAGCAACACTGCATGTCAAAG ATCTTTACTAGTTGTTATGATGGCTATATCCGGTTGATGGATGCCGAGAAAGAGGTGTTTGATCTAGTATATTCCAGTGAGGACACTATATACTCTATGTCCCAACAGTCGAAAGATCCCAACTGCTTATATTTTGCTGAGGGCCACGGTGGTTTAAGCGTCTGGGATCAGAGAACGGGAAACTTGTCAAACCAGTGGTCTTTGCACGAAGACAGAATCAATAGCATTGACTTTAGCTCAGCAAACCCTAACCTCATGGCCACTAGTTCCACAGATGGAACTGCCTGCATTTGGGATCTGAGAAGAATCGTTGCAGGTAAAACTTTACAAACAGTCAGCCACAATAGGGCTGTGCATTCTGCTTACTTCTCGCCTTCTGGAAGCTTTCTCGCAACAACAAG TATTGACGACACAGTTGGTATATCAAGTGGGGTTAATTTTAAGAACACATCAATGATATACCATAATAATAAAACCAGCAGATGGATTTCTAAGTTCAG GGCAATATGGGGGTGGGACGACGTCTACGTCTTCATTGGCAACGTGAGAAGAGGAGTAGATGTGATCTCCCCAGTTGAAAGAAGAACAGTGCTCACTTTAGAGAGCCCGCACATGACTGCAATTCCATGTCGATTTGATGCTCACCCTAACAATGTTGGGATGCTTGCAGGATCCACTGCTGGAGGCCAAGTTTATGTATGGACATTGGGATAG
- the LOC126606034 gene encoding 60S ribosomal protein L39-1, producing MPSHKSFMIKKKLAKKMRQNRPIPHWIRMRTDNTIRYNAKRRHWRRTKLGF from the exons ATG CCGTCACACAAGTCTTTCATGATCAAGAAGAAGCTGGCGAAGAAGATGAGGCAGAACCGACCCATTCCTCACTGGATCCGCATGAGGACCGACAACACCATCAG GTACAACGCTAAGCGCAGGCACTGGCGCCGGACCAAGCTCGGGTTCTGA